The DNA sequence aagaccactgtctgtatcatcaccatcagatcaactcgatggtaaccataaaaatattgtattgtcacccatattacatattatgtacttatgtaaattttcagcttcattgaacacccgagaagtgggtcaaatctagacacgcgggagcgtgtccagccaagttcaaagaaaaaggaactggcgacgcagcaaccgtgtgtaatattacaccaaccatttcgagctacttttgaccccttcacaacttgaaacctacttaacctacacacatgaaatttggcacatgtattcaagtcccttagcttgttcaaaatacactatttcataaacatagctcaaacagttattgataaattaacgtttaaaaaccggcatttttgtgactgactgacatatagatcaaaaacctaacccacttccaggtgacctagaaacttgaaatttggcatcaaggtagaggtaggtagtttttacgtataggcatataggtaatatatatttttctgttagtttttcaaaaacttggtttgttgttaaaaactagccaagacaaatcctttataatttcaggattttctacacagcacagaacttggcacccatatagatctcaattcttttgtcggcgagtcaacaacgacacgtattctcaatattgaacttggctctcatttcacatttatgtttttgttgggatttaatttgcatgatttgattggaaccacattggaacagacagacaaccaacgggacagataaaactaagtaaaagcttgaaaaaatgtggctttttcaatttctattgcaacttcagatgaaaacggggtctctattgtttcccaaatagttttaagccataatgtattgtttgctcgaattttcgttagtcataattaatttagttcagaaacgcgtcacttttcaggattgccataaaacaaatctaacctaacctaacctatctataggataacctaactaaaatcttgaaatgttaacggtttcagttttatgagtaatgataatatgacaaacaatacattatgacttaaaactttatgggaaacaacgggaccccatgaaaacgtccttattgaagcataaggacccttaatttatggaaagccacatataacaaccaattcgaggctactaggtggcaaaatacgactcaatacgtgtaggtaggtcaaatacacgagagtattaaaataaggatttatatttggccaaatattcttgtgacaaagttattcttcctcgcgttatctcgattttgccacggatcatgagaacctattgttctcttgacaattaatcccaaggattgacgtaggcactagtttttccgaaagcaactgccatctgaccttccaacccagagggtaaactaggccttattgggatctgttaggctgttaaagtttaaagttacctactcgtaagtctcgtaacacaacatataagtttcacataacaaaattacttacatatatatattatgtacatattacttttctaaaaaaaggactgaaatctagtgctgcgaagaaacggtatttttgttcggcttttttgttgctattttggcatatggatacatggtagaagaagtaagtatggaatcctcctccgttttgcgtggtccgacgcacctggccgggttttcgcgattttccgtcaatgtctgtcaataccttatttcttacgaacacctaaaataataagtttaaaattaatctcaatatctccagtttgctgttcattcaaactgacaaaatccaaatttctaaggcaatatacgaccgctgtcttatataaaccattaaaattcatcatgaataaccccacgttgcgttgttataaatttaattaaataaataattattttatttaatttataacaactaattaggcatagcgtccaatttagaatatgacacaggcactagttcttacgaattttaccttaatttattaatcaaaggacctgaggtaaaagtgagaagaggttaataagcagatgcaccagctagtcgccgacgctccgcttcccccgggattagcccttaagcctgcacctaatagactggctcatagggggctatgagcttgctgttgcgtcaattttcatttttagaaaaaaaaactagtctactaactactaacaacacaataaatgcttattttgccgcattcttcactatctctccctatttcactgccatctaacccagaggacaaaaatatagcttattgtggctactggctactccgtcttcctcatgactcatgatattttacttcaccataaagtaattggtgtaatatcaaatgatatttttcacacaagttacaagaagttcattgctaagagccggggttaggacccacgacgattggtttaaaatttaaactttatatataatttgttacctagtaattatactcaatctgttttctttttgacatttagtggtatatgtattgctgtatgtttattgtcaagttttttttaattctggacaattgtcatatattcgttttcatgatagatctacaccaacgccactgcatgtcatgttcttgcggtttatttttataacgccaagatcgaaatttgactgttaactccatcttgcgtcgagtagaggaatcaaaaaactataaaaaatagaaatgcagtttactctatgccatagaatccccttttaaatgtcataaatccaaacatggcggccataccaatagacaaccaagtctagcgatgaaatgatttgtttacatgagattcactgacagataatgatctttacctattcgacaacccatgattgttcagattcaaatgaacttcaacatgcgacgtcaaaagtggcatgtcgaataaggcccctgatATAATGCCTGCCGCAAAATGCAAAAGTCAGTTTAATCTCCAAGCTTTTTATCGACATATCAATGTATCCCAACGAGCTACAGAAACGCGGATATAATAATATGAATGAAATTTTAAtgtcatatatattttatttgtagctgCATACCTattttaagaggccggtatcgattttagtcgcaaaaaggtaaaattgatagattgagtcgatgaaattgtccaccttttgttacgtaatagaaacaacaagtactggtatctattagcacgtcttcttatcttgcatttgtacagatcatttttttaaaaactgactcactaaattagtaatttttttttttctgatggacgtttaggtaaactcgcgtaaagcactgatttagtcgatcttatttgtaaatttcgtaaagtttggactgctaaaaatggtaattttgtattacacatatcctgtactccaactttcatagactacatttttgttatatgatattgaacaagagtaaatgaaagttagacgaaatcaattttcaccagaaattacttcaaaacaagtgaacatttttcgtgaaaatcgacttaatttcaacgtaattttgatacttaaacaatctacaacatttcctaaaactgttcttatacatcatttttagggttccgtagccaaatggcaaaaaacggaacccttatagattcgtcatgtctgtctgtctgtccgtctgtccgtctgtccgtctgtctgtccgtccgtatgtcacagccacttttctccgaaactataagaactatactgttgaaacttggtaagtagatgtattctgtaaaccgcattaagattttcacacaaaaatagaaaaaaaacaataaatttttggggttccccatacttcgaactgaaactcaaattttttttttcatcaaacccatacgtgtggggtatctatggataggtcttcaaaaatgatattgaggtttctaatatcatttttttctaaactgaatagtttgcgcgagagacacttccaaagtggtaaaatgtgtgtccccccccctgtaacttctaaaataagagaatgataaaactaaaaaaaatatatgatgtacattaccatgtaaacttccaccgaaaattggtttgaacgagatctagtaagtagtttttttttatacgtcataaatcgcctaaatacggaacccttcatgggcgagtccgactcgcacttggccgcttttttataatttataactataattttttgatgaatttttaaaaactgacccttctcgtcatatatttccggtgacgcacgcttggGACctgattattaaaaggcaagatgagaagacgtgttaatagaaaccaatacttgttatttagatattacgtaacaaaaggagtacaatttcaacgacttaatctatcaattttacattttggccctaaaatcgttaacggagccttaacgaCAAGTTGAGTACAGTTGTTACTTATGAAGAGCTCGTTATTAtcgattaaaacttaaaactattacACACTACAAAAGtggtgacaatttttttttgtaacgtcACCATTAGGTACACTTGACTTCACTTAAAATAAAGTGGAACGCAGAAAAAAATTACGTAGATATCTACAGTGCGTGTCACTTAAATACGGCCATATTAATACACGACACCGAACTCTACTCGTGACTCCCCAGAGATTAATATACGACGGGTCAGGTTACTTCCTGcgttcaaaacgcgaaaatgTGTACCAACAACATTTACGTTCATTCGTTACGTAAACAAACCGTATTCTGGTAGAGTGAGCCGTCGGGTCCCACCCGAGCGCGACACAAGGCCGGGAGGACGATCCAAACTTTTAAAATCTCTAAtacttcatattttattgttatgcCACGGCCTTAACACGAGCGCGCATCCACCAATAAGAGCGCCAATACCAGTGTAAGTAAAATTTTGATATCTCAATATTTAAAGCCACATatattgaaatattaaaaacaagcaCTTCTAACCACACCTAAGTTACAGGTACTTAGCAAGTTCAAATTAGgaaaatttaaattagaactTTTAACgatatcagccagcctattatggatagctttatccatctttatccacgtgataaaataactgtcactgtttaacaccgtgggaaagaaagtgacggacaccgttttatcacgctgtcacgtagacaagaacgaccatcatatccgtactgaatacataggtaggtacgtaattaAGACTTTCCGAGTTATTGACAAAATTATCATAAAATCATAACCAAAGGACACGAAAAGATAATAAAAGCTTTTTGTCGTAATTCATTggacataaataattgatttatggaaataaaaagtcattctcAACTTCAACTTTTGAACTTTGTTAAATTATTCTACAAACTTCCAGCAAGTCAAATATTTAGCACGAATAGTTTTGTTTTGTGACCATTCAGAAGAAACAGCCTCATTACTATTTGAATAAATCATGTAAAACACTCATCTCTCTCTTCTTCCTAGCTTATTACCACGGctaatgggagcctggggtccgattggtaactaatcccaagaattggcatagaCACTagattttacgaaagcgactgccatctgatctgaccttccaacccagaggggaagcCAGGACTTGTTGGGGTTAGTCCGTGATAGCGTAACAAGCGACTGATAAATACCAAATGATATAATACTATAAGACTGTATCGTTTATCGAATATCGActatatatatacttaaattACGAAAAATTAATTGGTAGGAACAACTTATATACACTTACTGGATAAAATCGAGTTAttaagtattgaaaaaaaattctTCAGAGAAAAAAATGTGAGTTTCTATTGGCGTATTTGGCGTGGCTAACaccgattgtcatcttggctaggcccctggACACAAGCATGCCGCGTTTTATACAAAGTATCACTACAGTATTCTTTGGAACAATTATTTTCCTAAATTTCTTCTAGGATATAATTAAAATGCCGTCACAACCTCCACTGGCTACCGTCAGCTAAAAAACTTATCGCTAGTTGACTTAATGCAAATTAGAATAACAATTTAGTTCTTAATGGACTTTTGGGTatgatttattttgtttgataaACAATTCAACTCTTTGGTTTTAGGAGTAGTTACCACGGGTAGGTAACACGACACAATTTATAGTCGGATTTTAAAAAGTTCTTTTTGTAGGTGCTATAGATATCATAACAAGGAGTTGGGAATAAATATCTTCGTAGTTCGTGTTCGTGCCACTTATATACGCAAACTCGAACAGCTCAACCGATATACACTAGTTACATTACATTAGTAAAATGCTCCATCAAGAATATTCTTTATTATTACCTCGAACTATAATTTAAAGCGTGTGAAACGAGTAGATAttgataaaaaaccggccaagtgcgagtcggactcgcgcacggagggttccgcaccatcaacaaaaaatagagcaaaacaagcaaaaaaaccggccaagtgcgagtcggactcgcgcacggagggttccgcaccatcaacaaaaaatagagcaaaacaagcaaaaaaacggtcacccatccaagtactgaccccgcccgacgttgcttaacttcggtcaaaaatcaggtttgttgtatgggagccccacttaaatctttattttattctgtttttagtatttgttgttatagcggcaacagaaatacatcatctgtgaaaatttcaactgtctagctatcacggttcgtgagatacagcctggtgacagacggacggacggacggacggatggacggacggacggacggacggacagcggagtcttagtaatagggtcccgtttttaccctttgggtacggaaccctaacaaacaGTTTGCAGTTGAATTTATCGAtacgtacgaggggcgttcaaaatattctcggtattgatatcttacaacctcttctaaaatttctttcgttactggccgctaaggtttattcattgacattaaaaaaaagtataattcaaaccgagatgttcttttgtttttctgcaattgctgaacaaacatgaacatcatgtgggaattgacaatgttaactaaattagaacatcgatgcgtgataaaattcttgacaaaacagggtaaaaattaaaaaaccataaaagaggaaatggattgtgtttaccgtgagtctgctccttctttatctaccattcaaaagtggtcaagcgagtttaaacgtggaagggagagtgttgaagacgaccctagacctggccggcctgtagtagctacttcacaagaaaatattgataaagtggaaaaacttatattggaagatggtcgagtgaaggtaaaatctatagcacaagtaaccaatctctctattggtaccgtacatgatattatccatgaccatcttaatatgtcaaaagtaagtgcaagatgggttccgcgaatgctgactcggcatcaaaaagacatgcgtgtagcttgttgttccgattttattgacctgtgcggtgaaaatcctgatgaggtgctgcaaagaatagttactggagatgaaacctgggttcatcattatgacccagagagtaaacaagagtccatgcagtggcacattaagggttcagctcatcccaagaagttcaaggtcatcccttcagctggcaaggtcatggccacgatattttgggattgtgaaggagtattactgatcgattataaagaaaaaggtgtaaatatcacaggacagtactacgctaacattctacgtcaattaaaggatgcaatcaaagaaaagaggcgaggaaagttaaccaaaggtgttatgcttctgcatgacaacgcccccgtccatactgctcatattgccaaggcagctattgttgaatgtgggtttgaaactgttactcacccaccgtatagtccggacttagcccccagcgacttctttttgttccccaatcttaaaaaggatctgcgtggaaataaattttccgatgatgaagcattgaaggcggcagtggaggagcatttttacaccaaagataaaaaatatttttatgcaggattaaaaaaataattgatcgatcttttaagtgtatgaacatagggggggagtatattgaaaaataaaaatatcaaacttttcgtacttgtttgttttcattctcataccgagaatattttgaacacccctcgtatatccTGTCGCTTAGGATATTCACAACGCACATAGATCACTTCTTTATATTAGATCCAGTAAAGTCTGACCCCCCTAAGCGCGTAGTTGTTACGAATCATGGGTTCAAGTTATACTACACCGTGTTGACAGTTCAGACGGAGTATTTAGCGAACAGATGGCCGTAAGGGTACTCGACGGAGATTTCCATTCAATTAGGTGCCCAGTCGGCGCGTTTCGGTGGACCTTTTATAATCCTGCCCAGTGAACTGGACAGGTAATGGCGGTAAGCATTATTTAAGAAACATGCACTTCCATcgataaaaaaactgtttaacatGCATGTTCACTTATCAGAGCTTGGTATCAGAGTGTCCAAAGCCTCAATAAAAAtcagattgaaaaaaaaaaaacatttaccaTATAGGTACCAACCTAATACTATCCACAGTGTGTAATTTTGGCCCGGATGCGGCCAAGTGGGGTTTATATGTTTATTCGAAAGAGCTTGATATGGCCAACAACTGATAAAAAATCCTACAGTAAATTTCTGTATACTTTtgtagtaatatttttttttgtgaaaggtCAACGAccttaaggtaaaataataagttttttttctcCTAAAATATAATTGTTTCTATTATTGTTAGTACCTTATGTAACGTAACAATGCATTATCTattcgtataaaaaaaataggaaatgTAACTGTAGTATTATGAGAATTATTTAAGATTTTCTTATTTTCActtattattgatttttaatttaaccttGTGTTGGTCGCATTTTATTCTTCATTATAAATATGAACAATATTGTTGTTTATTGTGTCCTAAAAAATTACACACGACAATGGAAGGGGTAGAGAGATATAGCGTTTCTAAGTATTTTAGAAATTTCTATGGAAATAGGGTTGTCCAAAACTAACTACAAAAATAAATCCTATTAagattataaatgtgaaagctTGTATGTTTTGATGTTTGTTGCTCGATCACACAAGAACGGCTGAACTGATTTAGCTGAAATTTAGCTTAATGACCAATCATCACAATACAACTCTTCAGATGATAATACGATGTTGTTATCTTCGTTATCGTCAGTGTcccgttcaaattcactacaAGTATCCTCAATTTGCGGTGACGAGTCGTCATGGATACGTACGTTATCCATGGTGGGTCTTAAAAGTTGCAGAACTTTTTCTGGAATGgcagaatgttttcgttttcTTTGTCTATCGCCAACAGACATAGTCGACAAAAGAGGGTCAGATGACTCTAAAGCTCGGTGAAACAAGTCAAGGACAGTGGTTTTGCGGTCTAATTTGCGTGTATGGTGCTCTCGATCATAACGTCAAAATTTGTTCCTTGATTCACCGGCTTGTTCTGAGAGCATTCCAATTGGTATGGAAATAGATTCTATGATTTTCGCACCATGTATTAGTATTTTATGAACCGTGACGGTCATATTGTAGATTGTACCAGCCATATTTTTTGACGTATTTGCTAGCCAAATTGTTACAAAATACCTGAAATTTCATAGAATCTATTTCCAAACCACATGACAATGCCACTAGAATAGTATGTAGGTCGTCAAGAAGCCATTCTTCGAGTCCTAAAATATTGGCAAAGGTCTTTCGATTTGATTCTGATAAAGCAGTACGGGCAGTATTACCATCATTAGTTGTTCCTGAGTTGGGCCGAACTACGTCAACCAACAAACCCATTTTCTGTCTGATATCATTTTGGatttgtttttttctttcttccacAAAACGAGCTTGTGGCGATTTTTTAGCTACTCTCCACTTTTGAACAGCAGGGTGATTTTTATAGcctaaatgtaataaaaaatcgaACATTCTTATCCAGGCGTGCAATGGGCTAAGTCCGTGCATtaaagcttaaaaaataaaacttatgagtgatttaatgataaaagtaatataatccatctatagatggtcaagcaaattacATGTCCCCTAgaacattttaatttcgcgcctctttttactgacaagattcgcttgaccagctatatatgtattacaatttGTTGAAGAATTCGGTATATCGCGCTTCCACGTTCATTTGTGCGATAGAGAAGCAGATGTCGGTATCTATTTCTAAAGAGTAGTAAAGTAGGGttacttttaataaaaagagtCGACGAGGGGgacaaatatttatatgttaaAGTTGTAAAAGACGGGACCGTAATCCTGGTCCGATCagaatatctctttctcgctctaacttataacTGCATCCTTAACGGACGTACGGCGGACTACCTTCCATGCGATCAAACAGGCTACAGACCGGACCAAAGCTGCGGTCCGCCCGTCTGCTGTGGCTTTTAGGAGTTAGTGAGATATACTCTGTCAAGCAATTTCCGtcagtaggcgcgaagggttatcgtcctatagaaaatcggcttttttctactgacaaacttgtttgaccggctatattatAAGAACAACATTATTGTGTATTCATAGTTAAAACACTAACTCGAACATACCTGACAGAAAAATGAACTGacatttgaatttgaaaattGACAGTATGTTGACAGTGCTtgtcttttaatttataatatattaatcgTGATGCAATATTATTTTCTGTGTATTTATTTTAGCTCTATTCGCGTCGCTATATAGCCATAGCAGTAAAATAACTTAATCATGGTACGAAGATTACGCGAACAAAGTACTACTGAAGATGAAATCGTTATAGGTAAAGCAATTGTTTTCTCTATTTGTCATGTTACAAGTTTGAAAGCCCTTTAAGTTAAGGATGTAAATAAGGCGATATTTTCAGATACACCGCCCCTGAAAAAGCATAAAAAGCACAAGCATAAGAAACACAAGAAACGAAGACTAGAAAATGATTACGACAGTGATACATCAATTGACGTATCTTACGAAGATGTTATGGACAAGTCTTTTAAGTCTAAAATGAAGGGCGGCAGAGACCTTCCGGGAACGTCCGCTGCAGATCTGCTGAAAGCACAAACCATGAAGTCATCTTCCGACTCCAGGAAATCCATGCCAGGCTCATCGTCAAGTACACCACCTAAAGTGGTtgctaaaaagaaaaaaaaaggaagGGATAGCGGGACATCGAGTGAGGAAGAACGATGGCTAGATGCTATTAAATCTGGAAAACTAGAGGAGGTAAAAATCTTTATAATGAATTGCaacatacatacaaatgtaGACATTTATGCTTATTGTAgacaaatacaatttttatttaagttttttgctGGCTGTGGttaatctttactttatggacCGTCGATTTTTGGGGTgcggagggggggaggggggaggggggggagagggctaccccccagtccaaaccccatggcgcggaaccccatggttatggagatatccatggttaaagtttgtatggaattactatgaaataaggGAATACAGCATAATTTCAAGGGGGAGGGGGTGAGGGGTGAGGGGGGGCGCGCTTCGCCCGAAGGCCCGCTTCGTCACCCCTGAGGTCGCGAGCTGACGAGACCATAGCTCGCTATTTGGTCTCGGTCGCTCGCTGACCTCGGGGCTACTCCGCGAGCCTTCGACCTCAGCGGTGAAGCTGTTGGATCTGGGTAGCTCCGGCGCTGCGGAAGAGCAGCCCTTCCGCCCTCGCGTGACAAAGCACGCTCACTACACTCGGCTCTGCAGCTTCGGCTTACTGGTCGCCTTCGGCGACCAGCCTCAGCCGCTCGCCTCGCTCGTTCCCGCGCTCCGtcacggcgggcgagggctgccctccctccgcgcctccgtttttggaattgctctctaggggtaggacagacaagcccacgtggatagtggggtgctctgaTTCGGTTTTAAgtgaccttgagattctggTGACCAAAGATTTTGgtgaccttgagattctggTGACGTTGAGATTCTGGAGACTAAAAATTTTGGTGACCTTGAGATTTTAGTGATTATAAATTGCGTGACCTTGAGATTTTGGTGACCTTGAGGATGGTGGTGTGGTATAAAaggtaatataaatttacacaaaacggCACCTTTCGACGTCTGCTATGACATTACTCctttatttcatagtaatttcatacaaactttaaccatggatatctccataaccatggggttccgcgccatggggGTTGGACTGGGGGGTAGCCCTTTGCACCCTCTACCCCCCCATACCCAACACTCCCTCCAAATCGACGgtccataaagtaaagattaGCCATAGGACtttcaagtaggtatttaaaagttGCAATGTTTTTGCTACACAGGTTGATGAAGAACTGAAGAAAATCAAACCTAAAGACCCAAAAATGATGACTGCCAGACAGAGGGCTATGTATGAAAGGGGCACAGATAAAGACACCAGTCCAGGAGGTGAAGTGCTGCTTGCACTGCCCTCCGGATACAAAGAGAAGGTCATGACCGC is a window from the Cydia amplana chromosome 6, ilCydAmpl1.1, whole genome shotgun sequence genome containing:
- the LOC134648745 gene encoding INO80 complex subunit B; the protein is MVRRLREQSTTEDEIVIDTPPLKKHKKHKHKKHKKRRLENDYDSDTSIDVSYEDVMDKSFKSKMKGGRDLPGTSAADLLKAQTMKSSSDSRKSMPGSSSSTPPKVVAKKKKKGRDSGTSSEEERWLDAIKSGKLEEVDEELKKIKPKDPKMMTARQRAMYERGTDKDTSPGGEVLLALPSGYKEKVMTAEAIQKAAIKSQKRKQLADEKREKDKKKTMDRLLKKQDSKNLKNSQKGKPAKSKEPMIMYKNNATEISLSLPPGLPFPLEAMPPREPPKPVRCGAEGCENIKKYNCSKTGVPLCSLECYKRNLTITAV